In one Cervus canadensis isolate Bull #8, Minnesota chromosome 22, ASM1932006v1, whole genome shotgun sequence genomic region, the following are encoded:
- the PSMD6 gene encoding 26S proteasome non-ATPase regulatory subunit 6, which produces MPLENLEEEGLPKNPDLRIAQLRFLLSLPEHRGDAAVRDELMAAVRDNNMAPYYEALCKSLEWQMDVDLLNKMKKANEDELKRLDEELEDAEKNLGESEIRDAMMAKAEYLCRIGDKEGALTAFRKTYDKTVALGHRLDIVFYLLRIGLFYMDNDLITRNTEKAKSLIEEGGDWDRRNRLKVYQGLYCVAIRDFKQAAELFLDTVSTFTSYELMDYKTFVTYTVYVSMIALERPDLREKVIKGAEILEVLHSLPAVRQYLFSLYECRYSVFFQSLAVVEQEMKKDWLFAPHYRYYVREMRIHAYSQLLESYRSLTLGYMAEAFGVGVEFIDQELSRFIAAGRLHCKIDKVNEIVETNRPDSKNWQYQETIKKGDLLLNRVQKLSRVINM; this is translated from the exons ATGCCGCTGGAGAACCTAGAAGAGGAGGGTCTGCCCAAGAACCCGGACCTGCGCATCGCGCAGCTGCGCTTCCTGCTCAGCCTGCCCGAGCACCGCGGGGACGCAGCGGTCCGCGACGAGCTGATGGCAGCCGTCCGCGATAACA ACATGGCTCCTTATTACGAAGCCTTGTGCAAGTCCCTGGAGTGGCAGATGGACGTGGACCTGCTCAACAAAATGAAGAAGGCAAACGAAGACGAGTTGAAACGTTTGGATGAGGAGCTGGAGGATGCAGAGAAGAATCTGGGGGAGAGCGAGATCCGAGACGCGATGATGGCAAAGGCCGAGTACCTCTGCCGGATAGGCGACAAG GAAGGTGCTCTGACAGCCTTTCGCAAGACATATGACAAAACTGTGGCGCTGGGTCACCGACTGGATATTGTGTTCTATCTCCTGAGAATTGGCTTATTTTACATGGATAATGACCTCATCACTCGAAATACAGAAAAGGCCAAAAG cttGATAGAGGAAGGAGGAGATTGGGACCGGAGGAACCGCCTAAAAGTATACCAAGGTCTTTATTGTGTAGCTATTCGTGATTTCAAACAGGCAGCTGAACTCTTCCTTGATACAGTTTCGACATTTACATCCTATGAACTCATGGATTATAAAACCTTTGTGACTTACACCGTCTATGTCAGCATGATTGCCTTAGAAAGACCGGATCTCAGGGAAAAG gTAATTAAAGGAGCAGAGATTCTTGAGGTGTTGCACAGTCTTCCAGCTGTTCGCCAGTATCTGTTTTCACTCTACGAATGCCGTTACTCTGTTTTCTTCCAGTCATTAG CTGTTGTGGAACAGGAAATGAAAAAGGACTGGCTTTTTGCACCTCATTATCGATACTATGTGCGAGAAATGCGAATCCACGCGTACAGTCAGCTGCTGGAGTCCTACCGGTCGTTAACCCTGGGCTATATGGCAGAAGCTTTTGGTGTTGGTGTGGAGTTCATTGATCA GGAACTCTCCAGGTTTATTGCTGCTGGGAGGCTACACTGCAAAATAGATAAAGTGAATGAAATAGTGGAAACCAACAG ACCTGATAGCAAGAACTGGCAGTACCAAGAAACTATCAAGAAAGGAGATCTGCTATTAAACAGAGTTCAGAAACTTTCTAGAGTAATTAATATGTAA